A genomic window from Alkalihalobacillus sp. AL-G includes:
- a CDS encoding YbjQ family protein: MIILTTNEVPGKEIGEVKGLVKGSTIQAKHVGKDILAGLKTIIGGEIKEYTEMMEEARKIAIHRMVEDAQNKGANAVVAFRLQTSSVMTNASEIVAYGTAVVVKE; encoded by the coding sequence ATGATTATACTGACTACTAATGAGGTGCCGGGTAAGGAAATTGGTGAAGTAAAGGGGCTTGTAAAGGGAAGTACGATCCAGGCGAAGCACGTTGGTAAGGATATTTTAGCAGGGTTGAAGACAATCATTGGCGGCGAGATCAAGGAATATACTGAAATGATGGAAGAGGCGAGGAAAATCGCTATCCACAGAATGGTAGAGGATGCGCAAAATAAAGGTGCGAATGCGGTTGTTGCCTTCCGTTTACAGACATCGTCGGTCATGACCAACGCTTCAGAAATCGTCGCTTATGGAACCGCAGTCGTTGTGAAGGAATAA
- a CDS encoding DinB family protein produces the protein MEHQAHKLYKYHVWANRKVIDHLKELPEDFYEKEIQSVFSSVSEVMYHILIVDHIWLGVLLGDPFDQIMSSVNRLTEETKEMAFEAMEVRFHQLSEEYENFLSRQEDLDRPLTIEHPSYGRLDASLAQLVQHVVNHGTYHRGNISAMLHQLGHRGIPTDYVFYLYTLNKS, from the coding sequence ATGGAGCATCAAGCACACAAACTTTACAAATATCACGTTTGGGCAAACCGAAAAGTAATCGATCATTTAAAGGAATTACCAGAAGATTTCTATGAAAAGGAGATTCAAAGTGTCTTTTCTTCAGTTTCAGAAGTGATGTATCATATTCTAATTGTTGATCATATTTGGCTTGGAGTACTGTTAGGGGATCCTTTTGATCAAATTATGAGTTCGGTCAACCGTCTGACAGAGGAAACAAAAGAGATGGCCTTTGAAGCAATGGAAGTGAGATTTCATCAGCTATCTGAAGAATACGAGAATTTCTTATCGCGACAGGAAGATCTAGATCGCCCGTTGACCATTGAACATCCAAGTTACGGTCGTTTAGATGCGTCTCTTGCTCAGCTTGTACAGCATGTCGTTAACCACGGCACGTATCATCGAGGTAATATTAGTGCAATGCTTCATCAATTGGGACACCGCGGAATACCGACCGATTATGTCTTTTATCTATATACACTTAACAAAAGTTAA
- a CDS encoding GNAT family N-acetyltransferase: MIEIRKLRPEDAAIYQTLRLEALKNYPEAFASSYEEEVDRDTAFIEKRFRDQNPDNQFIAGAFYGRELVGIAGFFLTLRQKLIHKGEIVSVYVSPHVQRKGVGFKLLQFVIEEARKIESLEQILLTVETENAAAIRSYEKLGFEKRMA; encoded by the coding sequence ATGATTGAAATTCGAAAGCTTAGACCAGAAGACGCAGCTATTTACCAAACACTAAGATTAGAAGCATTGAAAAACTACCCAGAAGCCTTTGCTTCGTCCTATGAAGAAGAGGTTGATAGGGACACTGCATTTATAGAGAAGCGCTTTCGTGATCAAAACCCTGATAACCAGTTCATTGCAGGAGCCTTTTATGGCCGGGAATTGGTCGGAATCGCAGGTTTCTTTCTGACTTTACGCCAAAAGTTGATACATAAAGGTGAGATTGTTTCTGTTTATGTCTCTCCACATGTGCAACGTAAAGGAGTCGGATTTAAACTGTTGCAATTTGTTATTGAGGAAGCCCGGAAAATTGAGAGCCTTGAACAGATTTTACTGACGGTTGAAACGGAAAACGCTGCAGCAATTCGCTCCTATGAAAAATTAGGGTTTGAGAAACGTATGGCGTAG
- a CDS encoding DUF2935 domain-containing protein: MERKSYETAAAFENRFWLQILGDHARFILNALTPKETASIRKANDFKKTFDELLNRARKQLSNDQWLQLSREAEKQANNIRNFKLNIIERQLKGTIDIHFTPTFMNHMVNEVEEYIRVLNDLTAGKVPPVYHELHHHQLWLADAAGHAGAINDTMDAVERGIKDKSNEYRILFENFWVKAVEMAGYLRTGLKEFPALKRFNRQVDVELALFKSFLRELEELELSVEVLSSFTPLMADHMAREECYYLLKLAEASGIELPDCDPTKPRVTD, translated from the coding sequence ATGGAACGGAAAAGTTATGAAACGGCGGCAGCCTTCGAAAATCGGTTCTGGCTTCAAATCCTTGGGGATCATGCCCGCTTTATCCTTAATGCACTGACACCAAAAGAAACTGCTTCAATAAGAAAAGCCAATGATTTTAAAAAGACATTTGATGAACTGCTTAATCGGGCTCGAAAACAGCTTTCTAATGATCAGTGGCTGCAATTAAGTAGAGAAGCAGAGAAGCAGGCGAACAATATCCGGAATTTTAAATTGAACATTATTGAACGGCAGCTGAAAGGAACTATCGATATTCATTTCACGCCAACATTTATGAATCACATGGTGAACGAGGTCGAGGAATACATTCGAGTTCTAAACGATCTAACAGCTGGAAAAGTTCCGCCTGTTTACCATGAGCTTCATCATCATCAATTATGGCTGGCCGATGCTGCAGGGCATGCTGGTGCGATTAACGATACGATGGATGCAGTGGAGCGGGGGATTAAAGATAAAAGTAATGAATACCGTATCCTTTTTGAAAACTTTTGGGTAAAAGCAGTTGAAATGGCGGGGTATTTAAGAACAGGATTAAAAGAATTTCCAGCTTTAAAACGATTTAACAGGCAAGTCGATGTCGAATTAGCTCTCTTTAAATCTTTTTTACGAGAATTAGAGGAACTTGAGCTGTCAGTTGAAGTCCTCAGCAGCTTTACCCCTTTGATGGCAGACCACATGGCAAGAGAAGAATGTTATTATTTGCTGAAATTAGCGGAAGCAAGCGGTATAGAACTACCGGACTGTGATCCGACCAAGCCAAGAGTTACAGATTAA
- a CDS encoding DUF192 domain-containing protein, giving the protein MELVNLSTGTIIAENVIPAYTFIKRLKGLMFTSTSSFPEGDAIHIQPCRSIHSYFMKYEIDVLYLNESNQIIAAECYFRPGTIGKHHKGTESVIELPAGTINKKKIKIGHSVQIQNLKERVS; this is encoded by the coding sequence ATGGAGCTCGTTAACCTTTCAACCGGAACGATCATCGCAGAGAATGTGATTCCGGCGTACACTTTTATAAAAAGATTAAAAGGACTTATGTTTACATCTACATCATCATTTCCAGAAGGTGACGCGATCCACATTCAACCCTGCCGATCAATCCATTCGTATTTTATGAAATACGAAATTGACGTTCTGTATTTAAATGAATCGAATCAGATCATTGCAGCAGAATGTTATTTCCGTCCTGGAACAATAGGAAAGCATCATAAGGGGACGGAATCTGTAATCGAATTACCAGCAGGAACAATCAACAAGAAGAAAATTAAAATCGGACATAGCGTCCAAATCCAAAATCTAAAGGAGCGAGTATCATGA
- a CDS encoding Flp family type IVb pilin: protein MMNKLKGLVVEEQGQGMTEYGLVLGVIAVAVVGTLVLLKGEIVEMFDAALAAIEGRGSSTT, encoded by the coding sequence ATGATGAACAAATTAAAAGGGTTAGTAGTAGAAGAGCAAGGACAAGGTATGACTGAATATGGACTAGTTTTAGGTGTTATTGCTGTAGCAGTTGTAGGAACTCTAGTATTACTTAAAGGTGAAATCGTAGAAATGTTCGATGCTGCTTTAGCAGCAATTGAAGGCCGCGGATCTTCAACTACTTGA
- a CDS encoding prepilin peptidase — translation MWFDTLLLIVLTICVITDVRKRLIYNKVIFPALIVALFSHLLINGLTGFGTSLLGFSMGFSILLIPYFLGGMGAGDVKLLALIGALKGPAFVINTSIYMAIIGGLLALGILLFRGGSLKRFSYYIKWLYARTKGVNAPLALTKESMKVKYPYGVAIAGGAILSFVGKAWIS, via the coding sequence TTGTGGTTTGACACTTTATTACTAATTGTCCTAACCATTTGTGTAATCACGGATGTGAGAAAGCGTCTTATTTATAATAAAGTCATTTTTCCTGCACTCATCGTGGCGCTATTTTCACATTTGTTGATTAATGGTTTAACAGGGTTTGGTACCTCACTTCTCGGATTTAGTATGGGATTCAGCATTCTCTTGATTCCGTACTTTTTAGGTGGTATGGGAGCAGGGGACGTTAAATTGCTTGCATTAATTGGAGCTCTGAAAGGTCCAGCATTTGTAATCAACACCTCAATTTATATGGCAATTATAGGTGGGCTGTTGGCATTGGGTATTTTATTGTTCCGTGGTGGATCGTTGAAGCGCTTCAGCTACTACATCAAATGGCTATATGCTAGAACAAAGGGTGTTAACGCTCCGCTGGCTCTAACAAAGGAATCGATGAAAGTGAAGTACCCGTATGGTGTAGCGATTGCTGGTGGAGCTATTCTTAGTTTTGTTGGGAAGGCGTGGATTTCATGA
- a CDS encoding TadE/TadG family type IV pilus assembly protein, translating to MIKGEKGQSLVEIALVLPVLLLILMGIFDMGRIMYTYMHLQLATQETVRLGGLGEDDATITEFAHDYIHVGDPSHLQVSISPDDSTRESGDYVTVTLEYPVEYITPFISDVLPSPIVLTTDSTIRVE from the coding sequence ATGATCAAAGGTGAAAAAGGACAATCCCTTGTTGAAATAGCCCTTGTATTGCCTGTGCTTTTACTTATCCTAATGGGGATTTTTGACATGGGAAGGATTATGTATACATATATGCACCTTCAACTCGCTACCCAGGAAACGGTACGACTTGGAGGACTTGGTGAAGATGACGCAACGATAACCGAATTTGCCCATGATTACATTCATGTTGGCGACCCATCTCATTTACAAGTATCCATCAGTCCTGATGATTCGACAAGAGAATCCGGTGATTACGTAACGGTTACTTTAGAATATCCAGTAGAGTATATTACTCCTTTTATTTCCGATGTTCTTCCGTCACCAATTGTACTCACAACAGATTCTACGATTCGGGTGGAGTAA
- a CDS encoding pilus assembly protein TadG-related protein codes for MIKRLTMIREESGSSIVLIGLAMLAILAILGLVIDGGSLYMTKSHLQKVANAAVLSGAQELTTNEDEVRKVAEKVLIEHTELDSLENMQINMKDKVAVDLEKQVPLYFSSLFGKESAPVQVHAAAEIGTMSSATGVAPLGIDRSVNPQLYQEYTLKVGPHDNDTGVFGILALGGGGSQTYEENLRHGYQEGIGVGDILETQTGNVAGKTRRVINELVNECTVTEEEMRAGANPRDCARILLIPIYEPYEYYENQMKKIEVVGFAYFYITEPIHGNSTEITGMFINRPDTGYIDPTVENFGAYGIRLTE; via the coding sequence ATGATAAAACGGTTAACAATGATTAGAGAAGAATCTGGAAGTTCAATCGTACTGATTGGGTTGGCGATGCTTGCAATCCTCGCAATCCTTGGTCTCGTTATTGATGGTGGTTCACTTTATATGACGAAAAGCCATTTGCAAAAGGTTGCAAATGCTGCGGTATTATCGGGTGCTCAAGAATTGACCACTAATGAAGATGAGGTTCGCAAGGTAGCTGAAAAAGTTCTTATTGAGCATACAGAGCTTGATAGTTTGGAGAACATGCAAATAAACATGAAGGATAAGGTCGCTGTTGATTTAGAAAAACAGGTTCCACTTTATTTTTCTTCGCTTTTCGGAAAGGAATCAGCACCAGTTCAAGTTCATGCGGCAGCTGAAATCGGTACGATGTCAAGTGCCACCGGTGTTGCTCCGCTCGGGATTGATAGGTCTGTTAACCCTCAATTATACCAAGAATATACACTGAAGGTAGGCCCTCACGATAATGATACTGGGGTATTCGGGATTCTTGCCCTCGGTGGTGGTGGGTCCCAAACCTATGAAGAGAACTTACGACACGGATACCAAGAGGGAATAGGCGTAGGAGATATTTTAGAGACACAGACAGGTAACGTCGCTGGAAAAACAAGAAGAGTTATCAATGAACTGGTCAATGAGTGTACTGTAACTGAAGAAGAAATGAGGGCCGGTGCAAATCCGAGGGACTGCGCAAGGATTTTGTTAATTCCTATTTATGAACCATATGAATATTATGAAAACCAAATGAAAAAGATTGAAGTCGTAGGCTTTGCCTATTTTTATATAACTGAACCGATTCATGGAAATAGCACAGAAATTACGGGGATGTTTATCAACCGGCCAGATACAGGATACATAGATCCAACGGTTGAAAACTTCGGAGCATATGGAATAAGACTAACAGAGTAG
- the cpaB gene encoding Flp pilus assembly protein CpaB has translation MRSKLVLMLAIIMGIITTVLFFNYMKQYDSETVSSQTKVEVVVATGEIKRNHLISKNMLELKPVPEQSVHENTVTEIEDAIGLVSTANIVKGETLLSNHLQNTKEESLFVSRKVRDGFRAVSVGLNFPQSVSNLIEPEDNVDVIATFKEGDKFISEIIVENTRVLAVGRRMLESTEGEPYVEYTSATLELRPEEAVKVVNSNEKGNIHIALRSRVEPKGAAEDDN, from the coding sequence TTGAGGTCAAAACTTGTATTAATGCTTGCAATCATAATGGGGATCATCACTACCGTTTTATTTTTCAATTATATGAAGCAATATGATTCGGAAACGGTATCAAGCCAAACGAAGGTAGAAGTGGTTGTCGCAACAGGAGAGATCAAACGGAATCATCTGATTTCAAAGAACATGCTTGAACTTAAACCTGTCCCAGAACAAAGTGTCCATGAGAACACGGTCACCGAGATTGAGGACGCAATAGGATTGGTTTCAACAGCAAACATAGTAAAAGGAGAAACACTGCTCTCAAATCACCTTCAAAATACGAAGGAAGAATCGTTATTTGTTTCTAGAAAAGTCCGCGATGGATTTCGTGCAGTGTCAGTCGGATTAAACTTTCCACAATCGGTTTCCAATTTGATCGAACCAGAAGACAACGTTGATGTCATTGCAACCTTTAAAGAAGGGGACAAGTTCATTAGTGAGATCATCGTTGAAAACACGAGGGTCCTCGCTGTCGGTCGTCGTATGCTGGAATCAACAGAGGGAGAACCTTATGTGGAATACACCTCCGCAACGTTAGAACTACGTCCAGAAGAAGCAGTAAAAGTCGTGAATTCAAATGAGAAAGGAAACATTCATATCGCGTTGCGTAGTCGGGTCGAACCTAAGGGGGCTGCGGAAGATGACAACTAA
- a CDS encoding P-loop NTPase, giving the protein MTTNKSEQQRKKRGEMIAVCSAKGGVGRTIMTVNLAVALCKKNIRVGILDGDFMFGDVSLAMDLQSTFTIKDAIEDIDELDEVGLASYFSRHESGVRVLSAPDRPEYSELVTSENINRILDLMLSQLDYVIVDTGVGLNDQTLPLIERADQILMLSNLEMSTLKNTKLMLETLDTLDLRDKVQTVVNRSTMESVINAGDVPDILEVDQPLYIPNDFQTSIQSLNIGIPFVVNQGKTELAKSVFKMAEQLTSRREIKVYEPSSPSFMSKFFQKSKRVKEGTE; this is encoded by the coding sequence ATGACAACTAATAAATCGGAACAGCAGAGAAAAAAGCGCGGTGAAATGATTGCAGTCTGCAGTGCAAAAGGTGGAGTTGGCCGTACAATTATGACGGTCAACTTGGCCGTTGCTTTGTGTAAAAAAAACATCCGGGTCGGAATTCTTGATGGCGATTTTATGTTTGGTGATGTAAGTCTTGCGATGGATTTACAATCCACTTTTACGATAAAAGATGCGATTGAAGATATAGATGAACTGGATGAGGTTGGGCTTGCGAGCTATTTCAGCCGACATGAAAGCGGCGTCCGAGTGTTATCAGCGCCTGATCGACCAGAGTATTCAGAGCTCGTAACATCTGAAAATATTAACCGGATTTTAGATTTGATGCTTTCTCAACTCGATTATGTAATTGTAGATACCGGAGTCGGTCTGAATGATCAGACACTACCATTAATTGAAAGGGCAGATCAAATACTTATGCTGTCGAACCTTGAAATGTCCACGCTAAAAAATACAAAGCTTATGCTTGAGACATTGGATACGCTTGATTTACGGGATAAGGTTCAAACGGTCGTCAATCGTTCAACAATGGAAAGTGTCATTAATGCTGGTGATGTTCCAGATATATTAGAAGTAGATCAGCCTCTTTATATTCCAAACGATTTTCAAACGTCGATACAGTCGTTAAATATCGGAATTCCCTTTGTCGTAAATCAAGGGAAGACAGAGCTCGCTAAGTCGGTATTCAAAATGGCAGAACAGTTGACGTCACGGCGGGAGATCAAAGTATATGAACCTTCCTCACCTTCCTTTATGTCTAAGTTTTTTCAAAAGTCAAAGCGTGTTAAGGAGGGAACAGAATGA
- a CDS encoding CpaF family protein has translation MSLLNKVQAKSQEKNKQRDTEDFDVVELEEKSSAPKKDLVSAFRNQQKNTGTEKKQVKPKPKPNNKHQELKSKLHKRILDDLNDTNVEEIIPKLDAMAIEIIKEDDSLRGAIDRKRVVEELIHDLTGFGPINPLLMDPDVTEVMVNGPQMVYVERKGKLVLTDTHFRDDDHVMNVIDKIVSPLGRRIDESSPMVDARLPDGSRVNAIIPPLALNGPTITIRKFSKDPFKIDDLINFGTLTQEMATFIEACVKARLNIFVSGGTGSGKTTTLNVLSSFIFEDERIVTIEDAAELQLSQPHVISLESRPPNIEGKGAIAIRDLVRNSLRMRPDRIVIGEVRGGEALDMLQAMNTGHDGSLATGHSNSPRDMISRLETMVLLAGIDLPIKAIREQIAGAVDLIIQQSRLKDGSRRITKITEVQGLEGDIVVLQDIFEYRQQGVDEKGKIIGHLAPTGVRPKFYELLEQSGITIPPSVFLSQEEWS, from the coding sequence ATGAGCTTATTGAATAAGGTTCAGGCGAAAAGCCAGGAAAAAAATAAGCAAAGGGATACGGAGGATTTTGATGTAGTCGAACTAGAGGAAAAAAGCTCAGCACCGAAAAAAGATTTAGTGTCGGCCTTCCGGAATCAACAAAAGAATACTGGAACAGAAAAGAAACAGGTTAAACCTAAACCAAAACCGAATAACAAGCATCAGGAGCTGAAAAGCAAGCTACATAAGCGTATTCTGGATGATTTAAATGATACAAACGTCGAAGAAATCATTCCGAAGCTCGATGCAATGGCAATCGAAATCATTAAAGAGGATGATTCGTTACGTGGTGCAATTGACCGTAAGCGAGTGGTTGAAGAACTAATCCATGACTTAACCGGGTTCGGTCCAATTAACCCACTTTTAATGGATCCTGACGTAACCGAGGTAATGGTCAACGGTCCACAGATGGTTTATGTTGAACGAAAAGGAAAGCTCGTGCTGACAGATACTCATTTTCGTGATGATGACCATGTGATGAATGTAATTGATAAAATTGTTTCACCGCTCGGACGTCGTATTGATGAGAGCTCACCAATGGTTGATGCACGTCTTCCGGATGGCTCTCGTGTGAATGCGATCATTCCGCCACTAGCATTGAATGGTCCGACGATTACAATTCGTAAGTTTTCAAAAGATCCGTTCAAAATCGATGACCTTATCAATTTTGGAACGTTAACTCAGGAAATGGCAACCTTCATTGAGGCATGCGTTAAAGCCCGGCTGAATATATTTGTTTCTGGAGGAACAGGATCTGGTAAAACGACAACTCTGAATGTTCTGTCTTCGTTCATTTTTGAAGATGAACGAATTGTTACCATTGAGGATGCAGCTGAGCTTCAATTAAGTCAACCACATGTCATTTCGCTTGAGTCCAGACCGCCGAATATCGAGGGGAAAGGTGCCATCGCGATTCGGGATCTTGTCCGGAACTCGCTACGTATGCGGCCCGATCGAATTGTAATCGGTGAGGTGCGTGGAGGTGAGGCTCTTGATATGCTCCAGGCGATGAATACGGGACATGATGGATCTCTAGCAACAGGTCACTCCAATAGTCCACGTGATATGATTTCTCGTTTGGAAACGATGGTACTCCTTGCAGGTATTGATTTGCCTATAAAAGCAATCCGCGAACAAATTGCCGGGGCAGTCGACCTGATTATCCAACAATCCCGCCTTAAGGATGGTTCTCGTAGAATTACGAAAATCACTGAGGTTCAGGGGTTAGAAGGAGATATAGTTGTTCTTCAGGATATTTTCGAATACCGTCAGCAAGGTGTAGATGAAAAAGGGAAAATCATAGGGCATCTTGCTCCGACAGGAGTTCGTCCGAAATTTTATGAACTGCTCGAGCAATCTGGGATTACAATTCCACCGAGTGTCTTTTTATCGCAAGAGGAGTGGTCATAA
- a CDS encoding type II secretion system F family protein, producing MHYYLIVLASFTSFLFFYAILQLVFFSNKRLNKRMKYYLSMSDKPKLDKRKFNLILQIQLYKQRLGSKVSKGKSKKLENILRRAGIPLKPEEFILFRWISTALGAALFYLISGKIFFLVLGLVIGYTFPMMWMKRKEKQRIQKFNDGLADMITTIVGSLRAGFSFPQALKTVVEEADGPIKDEIGHLLKDMQYGSTLEDSLNELHERMPSEDLELMIQAILIQRQVGGNLASVLDKIVQTIRDRTKIQRQIKTLTAQGKLSGIVIGLLPIILGIILYLIEPEYIGSLFTNPIGMALLGASLVSGIIGLILIRKMTTIEV from the coding sequence ATGCATTACTATTTGATTGTTCTTGCGTCATTCACATCATTCCTATTTTTTTATGCAATTCTGCAGCTTGTTTTTTTCTCAAACAAACGTTTGAACAAAAGGATGAAATATTACCTTTCGATGAGTGATAAACCGAAGCTAGATAAAAGAAAATTCAACCTTATTTTACAAATACAGCTTTATAAACAAAGGCTTGGCTCAAAGGTTTCAAAAGGCAAGAGCAAAAAACTAGAAAACATTCTGAGACGGGCAGGCATCCCTCTGAAGCCTGAAGAATTCATTTTATTCCGTTGGATATCAACAGCCTTAGGGGCTGCGTTATTCTATTTGATATCAGGAAAAATTTTCTTTCTTGTTTTGGGGCTGGTGATCGGTTATACGTTTCCGATGATGTGGATGAAAAGAAAAGAGAAGCAACGGATTCAAAAGTTCAACGATGGACTCGCAGATATGATCACAACAATCGTCGGTTCTCTTCGTGCAGGTTTCAGTTTTCCACAGGCATTGAAAACCGTGGTTGAAGAAGCAGATGGACCGATTAAGGATGAAATTGGACATTTGCTAAAAGATATGCAATATGGAAGTACTCTGGAGGACTCACTAAATGAATTGCATGAACGAATGCCAAGTGAAGACTTGGAATTGATGATCCAGGCGATTCTTATTCAACGTCAGGTCGGGGGGAATTTAGCATCGGTCCTCGACAAAATTGTACAAACAATCCGCGATAGGACGAAGATACAGCGTCAAATCAAGACATTGACCGCACAAGGCAAGCTCTCTGGTATTGTAATAGGGCTTTTGCCAATCATTTTAGGAATCATTTTGTATTTAATCGAACCAGAATATATCGGATCATTATTCACAAATCCAATTGGCATGGCGCTGCTTGGAGCCAGTTTGGTATCAGGTATTATCGGACTTATATTAATTCGTAAAATGACAACGATCGAGGTGTAA
- a CDS encoding type II secretion system F family protein, with the protein MMYISFFATVTLFLYSFYVFRSERKNVLKRRLSSFVNNNEQKDWSQDDQSKLPLHKRVFKPMWREFRRGFKRKIPGEKQAKLEVLLLQAGNPMGMTPFEYRLIQLGIIVLFPVMAGGWGTLMDFNPAGVLLMGLVGGVVAFIMPPFYIKSKIKARSKTALLELPDILDLLTVSLEAGLGFDGALSKVVSKKEGVLSMEFHRCLEEIRLGRTRRESLRGVRNRLVVDEISGLISSILQAEKLGIGMVNVLRIQSEEVRDQRKQRAEQEAMKAPIKMLFPLVLFIFPSLFIVLLGPAVLQFIETFNK; encoded by the coding sequence ATGATGTACATCAGCTTTTTTGCGACGGTCACGTTGTTTCTTTATTCATTCTACGTGTTTCGGAGTGAACGAAAAAACGTATTAAAACGGAGACTATCCTCATTTGTAAACAATAACGAACAGAAAGATTGGTCTCAGGATGACCAGTCGAAACTCCCTCTTCACAAAAGGGTATTCAAACCGATGTGGAGGGAATTTCGTAGAGGATTTAAACGAAAGATTCCAGGTGAGAAACAGGCTAAGCTGGAGGTACTGCTTCTTCAAGCCGGCAATCCAATGGGGATGACACCGTTCGAATACCGGTTGATTCAGCTTGGGATCATCGTTTTATTCCCAGTAATGGCTGGTGGTTGGGGGACATTGATGGATTTTAATCCTGCGGGTGTTTTATTAATGGGACTTGTAGGGGGAGTTGTAGCATTCATCATGCCACCATTTTATATAAAGAGTAAAATAAAGGCACGTTCCAAAACAGCATTATTAGAGCTCCCTGATATTCTTGACCTTTTAACAGTCAGCCTTGAAGCAGGTCTTGGTTTCGACGGAGCACTTAGTAAAGTGGTTTCAAAAAAAGAAGGTGTCCTTTCAATGGAGTTTCACCGTTGTCTTGAGGAAATCCGGCTTGGACGAACGAGAAGAGAATCATTGCGTGGAGTTCGTAATCGATTGGTTGTCGATGAAATCAGTGGCCTGATAAGTAGTATTCTTCAAGCAGAAAAGCTTGGCATCGGAATGGTGAACGTACTTCGCATTCAGTCAGAAGAGGTTCGAGACCAGCGTAAACAAAGGGCCGAACAGGAAGCGATGAAAGCACCGATCAAAATGCTTTTTCCACTAGTCTTGTTCATTTTCCCTAGTTTATTCATCGTCTTGTTAGGACCTGCAGTTCTCCAATTTATCGAAACATTTAATAAATAA
- the rsgA gene encoding ribosome small subunit-dependent GTPase A, producing MNLTELGYTNERNEQASEWLEKGYVPGRVTLEHKGMYTLLTGFGEVKGEISGKMRFESSSREDYPAVGDWVMCDVRESDQAATIHSILPRSSKFSRKMAGVTTEEQIIATNIDTVFLVNALNNDFNVRRIERYLIMAWESGANPVIVLSKADLCEEVQERVNELETVAFGVPYHIISAQNREGLDELTQYVQDGKTVALLGSSGAGKSTLVNSLFGSDIQKVKEIREGDDKGKHTTTHRELFLMPQGGLMIDTPGMRELQLWNSSEGLSESFRDVEGLAELCKFRDCQHEGEPGCAVNAAIELGELTDERYSAYKKLQRELAYLERKNNQRAQQQEKAKWKKITKSMRR from the coding sequence TTGAATTTAACTGAACTAGGTTACACAAATGAACGAAATGAACAAGCAAGTGAATGGTTGGAAAAAGGATACGTTCCAGGTCGAGTTACATTAGAACATAAAGGAATGTACACATTATTAACGGGATTTGGTGAAGTAAAAGGCGAAATTTCTGGGAAGATGCGGTTTGAATCATCGAGTCGTGAGGATTATCCTGCGGTAGGGGATTGGGTCATGTGCGATGTTCGGGAAAGCGATCAAGCGGCCACAATTCACTCGATTTTACCGAGGTCTAGTAAGTTTTCTCGGAAAATGGCGGGTGTAACGACAGAGGAACAGATCATCGCAACGAACATCGATACCGTTTTTCTCGTGAACGCCTTGAACAATGACTTCAATGTTCGCAGGATTGAACGATATTTGATCATGGCATGGGAAAGCGGTGCAAATCCGGTGATTGTTTTAAGTAAAGCGGACTTGTGTGAGGAGGTACAAGAGCGGGTAAATGAATTAGAAACAGTCGCTTTTGGTGTTCCTTATCATATAATTAGTGCTCAGAATAGGGAAGGATTAGATGAACTAACCCAATATGTGCAGGATGGTAAAACCGTGGCACTACTTGGCTCATCAGGTGCAGGTAAGTCAACCCTCGTCAACTCGCTTTTCGGCAGTGATATTCAAAAAGTAAAGGAAATTCGTGAGGGTGATGATAAAGGAAAGCATACAACGACTCACCGCGAGCTGTTTCTCATGCCACAAGGTGGGCTGATGATCGATACACCGGGAATGCGCGAACTGCAATTATGGAATTCAAGTGAAGGCTTGTCGGAAAGCTTTCGCGATGTTGAAGGGTTGGCTGAATTGTGCAAATTCCGCGACTGTCAACATGAGGGTGAGCCGGGTTGTGCTGTTAACGCAGCAATCGAGCTAGGTGAACTTACCGATGAACGATATAGTGCGTATAAAAAATTGCAGCGGGAACTCGCGTATTTGGAGCGGAAAAATAATCAACGTGCACAGCAGCAGGAAAAAGCAAAGTGGAAGAAGATAACGAAAAGCATGAGGAGGTAA